The following are from one region of the Nicotiana tomentosiformis chromosome 7, ASM39032v3, whole genome shotgun sequence genome:
- the LOC104119207 gene encoding uncharacterized protein yields the protein MYVERLQEALPNLSQDQMDESLQTYFAEWFKGYVRCNHKNEFLRSLAHGPLISVKFHSVYFVNGYKFHNECHGSARSTMNSGVCITDPNVGDYYGKIQEIIPVEYREEPLKQTVLFKYEWFDPTINVGVKKHNEYKLVDVNHRLRFKKYESFILAMQATQVCYVSYPSKKKDKDDWLSVLKVKPRNIVELPDEEAPTFSESNLPFQVDEVEVHEINMNIVVDESIILHDPNGEIIEMDEPFDDGLLPEHHETEEEYETKETEEDEEELQEEIDSD from the exons ATGTACGTGGAACGTTTGCAAGAAGCACTCCCGAATCTATCTCAAGATCAAATGGATGAAAGCCTCCAAACATATTTCGCTGAATGGTTCAAGGGATAT GTTCGCTGTAATCATAAGAATGAATTCTTGCGAAGCCTTGCTCATGGACCATTAATAAGTGTGAAATTCCATTCAGTGTATTTTGTTAATGGATACAAATTTCACAATGAATGTCATGGTAGTGCAAGATCAACAATGAATAGTGGAGTTTGTATCACAGATCCAAATGTTGGTGACTACTATGGAAAGATACAAGAGATTATACCAGTGGAATACCGTGAAGAACCTTTAAAGCAAACTGTGTTATTCAAATATGAATGGTTTGACCCAACTATTAATGTTGGTGTTAAAAAGCACAATGAGTACAAATTGGTCGATGTTAACCATCGTCTTCGATTTAAGAAATATGAATCTTTTATTCTTGCGATGCAAGCAACTCAAGTGTGTTATGTGTCTTATCCTAGCAAGAAAAAGGACAAGGATGATTGGTTATCTGTattaaaagtcaaacctcggaaTATTGTAGAATTACCCGATGAGGAAGCGCCaacattttcagaatcgaatctcCCGTTCCAAGTTGATGAAGTTGAAGTCCATGAGATAAATATGAATATTGTCGTTGATGAAAGTATAATCTTGCATGATCCAAATGGGGAGATAATTGAAATGGATGAACCATTTGATGATGGATTATTGCCAGAGCATCATGAAACTGAAGAAGAGTATGAAACTAAAGAAACTGAGGAGGATGAGGAAGAGTTACAAGAAGAAATAGATAGTGACTAG